TAACAGTCCTGTGTTGTCAGGAGTCATCCACACGAGGAAGTGGAAGACAGTTCCTCagacttcaaaatgaaaaaatataagtTCTTCCTTACAATTATAAAATATGGGATGAACTAATGAGTGGATATTTTGAACATCAAGTCAGTCTTCCTGGCACTGAGCcaaatcttatttttaactCTCTGTTCCCCTTCTACAAGAGGTAAAAATGATCTGAATTTCACTAAACTTCTACTTCCTTTCCTTAACATGGGAGAATTATAATAGTTGATTGCGGGTATAACCTGCCTCTGTGCAGAGGCTTGTGTGCAACTGGTGCTCAGCTTGAAAACTCAGGAGAGTCTTAAGTGATGCATAGACCTCTCTattagagaaagagaaaagatgtaCAGTTGCTTATACCCCTTTACGTCAGGCCTCAGGGGCTGTAGTGGCTGGGTAGATGTGCAGTTTCTCACCTCTGCCAACACACTGTACTGCACTATGAATGCAGGAATAGTATTTAGACTTTCTACTGTAGCTAAATgtgtcttttgttgttgttattttcttttttaattaagtttatttatttatttatttccctgtgtGGCTATCTGCATCATCTTATTTACTCAGGTAACTAACTTTTCAAAGCCCAGCTATCTTTATGAGTAAAATACAATGAGAACgaaaaattatttgtaagaaATATACCAGTTTACCTTTATTCcatgccattttttcctttgtggaaaAGTGTCTGATGCTGGGATCATGTATCTGATGTTTTTGACCACTAATGGTAGCACAAACtaccaatatatttttattgcactTGTTGGAAAAGTGCTTGAATGGGAACAGTGTAGGACTCTGTAGAAAATGAGATATAGAATATTGATTTTAAGGAAGGGAATCTGTAGAAATTGTCCTACTTGCAGAGGTCCTTTCACCTAGAAGTTATAATGTTCGCTTCAAATAGTACTTCTTGTTTTGAACCTGTACTTCTGATGGAAGCAGGATGCCAAGAATATAAACTATCACAGAAAATTATTGTCCAAGAGTTCATCTGTAGAGAGATAATTTCTTTTATCACCAAACTATAGCAATGTTGACTTGGTTCTAATAATGCCTTGTGTATCTTCTCATCTTAAATTTTTCTGTGAACTTCAGCAATTAGGCCAATATAGCTCAAGGAAAATATGAATATCTTCTACTCTCTGTGAAAACTGACAGGTGTCATAATACAGCATTGTAACTGTGCTTAATTGGTGGGGATTTACAGGTAGATTTTCaagcaaacacattttaatCTGTCAATTCCACTTAGTTAAGGTGAATAATGGtcttttaattttatctgaGTAGACTATAAATTGCTTAGCCATTGAGAACACAGAGAGGTGCCAGGGTTGGTAACTGTCAGAATGCACGTTAAATTCCAGGATCTTTTCAGGTTAGGAAGAagatacttttttctttcctcttcttttttttttttatcttttttttaaatatcattttagaAGATGACATTCCGATGAGTAGGTGGTATTagatcttccttctttttatgtAAAGCAGTTCAGACCACAAATCATGTTCCCAAAGAAGCTTTTGTCATGTTGATGCTACAGTTGGCAGCTTTCACTTGCTCCTTTCTTATACCTACTCCTTGGCCTATACTCAGTCCTTGCCAGCATTCTCACAGTGATAATCTGCTAAATTTCACTTTTTGGGCGTTTTGATTTTACCTAATGGTAGCCATACCCAAGTTAGACATTTTATAAGTCATCTGTGCTGCTTATCTAGTTAATACacagaaaattacttttcaaaCAGGTGATTCACTCCACCTGAAAGTATGTGCACAAGATCAGTGGGATGAACCATAGGCTGGAGTGGCATATTCCTCTATTGCTGCTTGTGTTCTTTCAATTTCAGTTGCAACAGTTCCATTTCTTCCTTGACCAATGCAGTATTGTGCAGGAGGTGacttttttaacaaaaatacacTTTGCTTTGCAGACTGTTTTTCCACGGGTACAGATGTTGAAATggttttacattttattgccagCGGTGCTCTTAGGagctgctgttctttctttcagttttccatttcattgcAACAATGCACAATTGCATATCTTGCAAGttcaatttctgaaaatctgttgACATAATAAAATCGAACCGGGGATGAATTTGGCCAAGTAGGTTTACACGGAAGTAACATCAGAACAAAATTTGGCCCAGGAGACTTCAGCTCGAACTTCATTTACCTAAGGTCTTCTGGGAGATTGAACTGAATCCATTTCAAGAGAAATGTAGCTTCATGACtcaattattttcatagcaTTTTATTGTAATATTCTGGATAAAGGATGCCACCGCTAacagaatatataaaataaatcacaactGAGCAAATAATTTAGCAATGAATTTATCCTCTCTGCCTCACAGTACATCCAtaaccacagaatggtttctTTGGATGTTCTTGCTATGTGTTGTAGATGAGTTACTTTCTTCTAGGTTCATCTTTGCCTTCACAGATTGCAAATGATTTTGCAGTGAGCTTTACAGAATCAAATATTACAAAATAGGGTTGGGTACAGCTAATATCACAATGAGAGAGGTTGCACCAAGTAATATTTCCTTGTATTGTTTCAGTCTTAGTCATGTGAGTTCAAGAAATTATGACTATCCAGCTGACAGGCATTAATTTAAGTCATACTAAATGGATTTCAATTCAGACTTTAACTATGATTAAGTAAATTATGTATGCATTTGGTTGTTTTACTATGTTCAGTGGGTCAGAAAGTATACATAGCACTTTTAGATGGTACATTATGCAAGTATTTGTTCTGCCCAGTGTGGTTCTAAATCCAAACACTTCCAAATCTGGTGAAAGTTTTGATTCCAAAGTTTTCTAGGGTCATATACCTAGTTTTTAAAAGTAGTGCAATGTCTATAGATGCACATATGTAGCTAGAGTGGTTTGTCAGGAGACCAGCAGAAATTTGAACCTATGTAGCTGTCTGCTTCATGACGAGGCAAAATCTGTTTCCTGGTGATAGCCAGGTGCCCAAATAAGGCACTTTAGAATGAATTTCTTAAAGCTCAGTTTTCTGAATTTAGAACCCTAAAATGGCAATCCTATAAAATTATTAGATTCTTTGAGGGGAAAAACATTCCCTGAGCTCTGTGATGAGTTTTTAGAATAAGAAGGATTTCCCTGTTCTCCCAGTTTCAGATCAGTACTGTAACCCACCTGACTTCAGTGTGAGCAGGTCTTGAGCCTTTTGTATTTATAaccttttttcttaaagaaaaacataatgaGACGTGAGTGTTTTTTAATCTCAAGAGGTTTATGAAGTGCTTCTTTGGAGCAAGAAGGAGGTGAAGCTATAGACAATTTAGCCATGATATAAACTGGTAGATAATCTGCAAGGATGTGCTGTCTGTAAGTATTTTATGTAGCAAAGTACAGCACAGTCTATCCCACCATGAGGGAGTTCAACTTCCTTTTCATTGTGCCTGGATAATCACAGACAGATTAATGCTAACAAAAGAAGTTGTCCCAGTTTGGAATTACCAATAGCTGAGGCACTACCATAGTTAAATGTGCAGTATGTCAAAAAAGCTTTCATGTGGGGGACCTCACTGAGTATAGGGACTTTTTGTAGAGAGTATGTGAAAGAAAACTTAGAAAGAGAAACTTTCCTAACAAATACATTTGTGGTATGGGGTTCACATCCTCACTAAAAATCTTTAAGGGAGTTGATCTCAAAGAGGTTGGAAACCACAGCCCTTTATGCCATGTTATAGATCCATGGTGTAGCTCTCTCAAAGCGACCATATGTATAAACTTTGTCTATGTAACTCTGCTTTTGTGAGCTGTAGGAATTTCACAGCATGCTAAAACCCCCAAAATTTGCTGTCCCCTTCCAAGCCAGACAATGGGTTTGTGGCATCACCAACGATGTAAGACTGCAGAAGCGCTGGCTAAAGCTCATCTCCATATTGGATTGGGAAGAGCCGAatcctgttgttttgttttttattctaatGTTTATATCCTCTTCACAGAGCTTTCCTTATGACTGGCTTTTATTTGGCCCCCGAGCTTAACATTTGGAACTTCTAATGCATggttttgtcatctttttttttttagcttctcagaaaataatgttgatGGTTGCAATAAGCatctttctttcatgttttatttcattttctattctaTATGAGTTCTTACCCAGTAGCTCATCAAAACAACTGAGTcaattaaagcaaacaaataactTACATCTGCTATGTGTTTGCTTCCTCTCTGAGACTCTCTAGGGCAAGAAGTGAGTGCTTTGGAATGGTTAGCGGTTCATTACATTATATATGAATACTTGTTGCTTACAGAAGGCCAGATCAAAGAGGTTGATGATATTCTTTAAGTTGAGAGCTGCAAAGTTTTGGTAGCTCTGTGTTTTTAGGATGATCATGATGCAGGCTTTTGCACTCCAGGAAAGCATTGTTTCAAGTGGAGCAGAGTTTTAACCTTGGGTGAAAAAGTCCGCTGAGTGAGTAAAGGGCTCCCCTGAGTAGAGAGTGTGTTGTGCTGAGAGAGAAGTTGTCATCTGTGGTCTTTGCCCCAGGGTTGGAGTCACTTGTTTAAATGCTACAAATTGTTCTCATGGTGCCTAGCACAATATCCTGGTCCATAGCTCAGGGACTGAGGATActgcaacaaaaaaattttCAGATCATGAAGGTTCTCTTGACCTAATTGTCTTGAAACTCTCCCGTGCAATCTTGGCTCAGTCTGAAAATCACTTAATGGTAAGATTATAGTGGGTTGCAGATCACGGTTTTCCTAAGTAGGatccattttctctctgtatctTGCACAAGTTATGACTACAGTGCCctcaaaacaaagcagtaaattGTTGTTCACTGAATTTATCATGCGTAGTGATCACACGGTGGTTCTGTTATGAATATCATCTGCGTAATCAATATGGGTTTATAGCGCTGTGTCAACAACAAGCCAGAGTCTAGTGTGCTAAGGATTTACTGAGCACCAGGTTCTTACTTTGCCTACGTCTGAGTAaaacttgctttcttttatagTTACCACTCACCCCTGATAATCTTAAATCTTGCCTGTTTTTTATAGCATTAGCTTACATTCTAGTGCTCACCTCTTAATGAATTGCTGAAAGTGGAGTTTTACTCACTGAAATTAATCAGTGAAGAGactcagcttggtgttgaaTGTACTTGGACCTCCAGTTACCTCAGACCCTGAGGAATTTTGGGGGGAATTTATACTGATGTAAAATCACAGCTTGGCTCTTCATCTGGAATGAAGCTCCTTATCAGCTGAGTCCTTCTGCCCTTCATCTCTTAGTGAAAatcagtgcttttattttatgtcttAATCATTTGTAAAAGCTGAGCCTTGGGAAACAATTGGAGCAACTGTGTTTTACAGTCATTCTGTTAGCTAGTAAATACCTGTCTTCAAACTACATCTTAAGTTGTAAAATTGCTTTTATGTATCTGGTTTATCATCCTGTAAAAACTGACTGCTTGCTGTCTTGCTTAGTTAGAAAGCTATGTGTCTcatacattgtttttttcaagGACTTTATCTTGATTGCCTGGTAGTCTATGCATACAGTAAAATTAATGATGTTTCCAACTAATCTGGATTTAAGAAAGGTTTAAAGGGGCTTGTGgtatggtaaaaaaaaaaaaagtgctcttttccatttttcaaaataacatttttcttttactacaTAAATAAAGATTACTCTGGATGCAGATatgatttttcagaattaattacCAGAGTAATTATTTAGCTGCAGCATCTTATGCGCCTTGTTGTTGAAGTCTTATAGGTGTCAGTAGTTGCACACAAGAGGAATACCATGAGGTTTGCAGTAGCTTTGGTTTGAATTAAACCTGTGAACAAAGATTAGGAAATACATGTTTGTAGCATCAGACACCTTGTTAATCTTTGCATGAGGAACTATGGAAAAACAATGCAGTGAAAGTACTGGATAGAGAGAACAGTACCGAACAGATCTCTAGCAATGTTTGTGGTAGTCCTAAAAACAAACCCTTGCATGTGGGGAGGCTAAAGTTGAAGGGAACAAGAAGGTCACGGCTCAGAATATCCTTTGTAACCTTCCTCTAAACACAGACTTGAATCTGTCTTAAATCATTCTTTGAAACCCTAGTGATAAGATCCTAGTGAtctattttctctgttcttactCTGGCTGGAAGGCACTGGAGTgtcaagaagacaaaaaaagtcCTTTCCTCCATGGAAGTTgtaggaatcatagaatcatagaatcaccagggttggaaaagacctccaagatcatccagtccaaccgtccacctaccaccaatatttcccactaaaccatgcccctcggtacaacatctaaatgtttcttgaacacctccagggacagtgactccaccaccttcctgggcagcccatttgagcgcctgaccactctttgggAGAAGAAGAGTGGATTTGCTGCTCCCCTAAGTAACAGGTGCTCTCTGTCCAccacagagaagaagaaatcattGCATTTTACAGGTACTGCAAAACAGTCTCAGTTGGAGAGATTTGACTTCTGGTTGATAGACTCTTCTGGGCAGTTTGGTTCTTTCACTCTCAGAATGATCTAAATCTCAATTTCCTTCTCCTATTGGCATTTAGTAGGAAGTTTGAATCCAGTTTTGCAGAGTTCTCCCATTTCCCTCTTTTGCTATAATCAAAATATGGTAAGGCTCACATTGCACATGAGACTTGACCGTACAATGAAACAGGATTGGATTATCTTGATATAGGTCCTTCTACTGTAGGATGATAGGAGTTCTGTAGTTCTGTGGATCCCTTCCTCCAAGGCAAGCAGCCTTTCTGGATCTTCCTACATGGGATGACAGACTTAGGGTTAGTCGCTGCAGAATGGCTCCATCTCCATAATGCATCAAGTTCTAAGtcaggtggttttttttaatgtatgagAGAAGTCAGTTCTGCATTAGATGGAAATGCCAATGAAATTGCAAAGCAAGTTACTTTGGGTGACTGATGGGGCTGTGGCTGGCAGCGGTATGGATGCAGGCTTATCTCTGTTCACGGTAGTCACAGTTTATTCATAACAAGAGGACCGTTCATCTCAGTCAAGTCTTCGTTACGAGACTCCTTGGATTTCATCTTTTATGTAGAGCTACAGCAATAAAACGCATGATATCTTTACAGATTGATGGAGTGGGGCTAGATGTGTCAGAGGAACTCATCTATTAAGACAAGTACCTGAGGCAGAATGAATGTTAAATTCTTTTAGCTGACAATGAATAAAgattgcagatttttttttcttttttttttctcttcattcctACTTGTTCTGGTGGCCTGAAGTGGGACTCATCCTTGAGGTCTGGCATCTGAACCATCCACTCTGGCACTTACTGAAGACCACAGTGACTTCTGTTTGAAGAAAGTGCCCAGGTTTCTTTTACATAAAGAAGCACTGATGTTCCTGTCTCACGTTAATGCACAGTATGGTTGGAGCCATGGTGCACATGCTATGAACAAGGAAATAGATGCAACCTGAATGAATTTCATAGATATAACTTTAATGACCTTCTTAACTGAGTCAGGAGACcttgaggagcagcagaaaatattcagaCTCAAATCAAAACAGATCTCAAATCTGAATAATAATTGAGACTATTGCAGGAGGCATTGAAAGATGGACaggtaaatatatatatatatgtgtcaTTTCACTGAGTTGCTTTCCCAAGTCATTAAAGAGCACCACAGCAATATTTTTGCATGATATGAATCCATCAGTAAGCACTGGAGGATTACAATGCTCTCTTGttataattaaaattaactaCTGTCTTCCCtattaaattgaaataaattagcTTAGTACACATTAATGTATAAGTGTCAGGTCAAAAAATTTTTATCTCCTGATGATCAGAAGTTATATACAATCTCAGGACAAGTGTAAGAACTGCCAGTTTTGGCCTGAAGACTATGGTTTCTTatagggaaaacaaaagctaaacTCTTCTGGAGAATTTAAGTTATTTTCTAGTAACTATAACTGCCTTTTTAAATGCTATCTGCAGATACCCATGTACGTGCTGAGGTAAATTTTTTGTGGAAGTTCTATCTCTGGAAGTTTGTGTTTCCAGAAGTGATATTTCAGCACCGGCTTCTCAGCATTACCATAGTGCTTGTATCCGTACTGTGGCAGAATAGGAAGAGCTTCTGGAACTGACCGAGGTTCTCAGAGGGTTGGGACACTCCAGGTGAGTAAGaaaacagagagcaaaataCTTTGTGGGAATGCAGACAGCCAGATATGGACAAGACAAAACTCTAAAGTCAGGAATTGGAAAGCTTCAAATGCATGTTTGATACGTTTTTAAGAATAGAGAATGCTCTTCTGTGGATAactccaaaaataaatgaattggTATTACAACAGAAGTAATTGCAGTTCACGTTCATGCAGATAATGCTGAAAGTAGTGAATTATAAATTGCCAGTTCATTTAAATCAATACAGCTCTACTGACACCATAATTGAGATACTTGCTCTTAAGCTTTGTCCTAACTATTTTGATGGATTGTCAAATATTCTCTCTTTAAAACAAGGATTTCCAGCTGCATTGCAGTAAACCTATTAAGTATTAATTTCAATGAGATAGTAATACAGAGACTGATTTGCTGATAAATTAGGCATTCTTCCGCCACACTAGAGAAGTTTGAGGAGTGCTAAACTTGAATCCATGGCTTTCGATTTTGTAAAGCTGAGTTAGACCATCAAACTATTCACTATTCTATTTCACTTCTGTGAAATGCATAATAATGgtattcatcattttctttttttttttttttttttttgttacagaatTTCACAGTAAttggaggtggaaaaaaagaatatgtcACAAAGGCAAAACTGAACTAAATGATCTAAcaatattttatgttctttttagGTTCAATGTAATCTTATTGGGCACCAGCAGTGGAACTGTTCAAAATGGTTTATGGTGAATTTTTCCGCAGACCTGGCAAAGATGCAGAACTTATCAATTTGAATGTGGGTGGCTTTAAGCAATCAGTGGATCAGAGCACTTTGCTCCGATTTCCTCATACCAGACTTGGGAAACTTCTCAAATGCCATTCAGAAGAGGCTATTCTAGAACTATGTGATGATTACAGTGTTGCAGACAAGGAATATTACTTTGACAGAAATCCTTCCTTGTTCCGATATGTTCTGAACTTTTACTACACCGGCAAACTTCATGTCATGGAGGAGCTTTgtgtcttttccttctgccaaGAAATAGAGTACTGGGGGATAAATGAGCTGTTTATTGATTCCTGTTGCAGCAATCGGTaccaggagaggaaagaagaaggtcCTGAGAAAGACTGGGATCAGAAAAGCAATGACAGAAGCATTGACTCCTCTAATGAAGAATCATCCATATTTGATAAGGAACTGGAAAAGTTTGATAATCTGTGCTTCGgtgaaataagaaagaagatCTGGATCAGAATGGAAAATCCTGCATACTGCTTGTCTGCCAAGTTAATCGCCGTGTCCTCCCTGAGTGTTGTCCTGGCATCAATCGTGGCCATGTGCATTCACAGCATGCCCGAATTTCAAAGGCTGGATGCCAATGACAGAGAGATTGAAGACCCTGTGCTGGAAGCTGTGGAGATTGCGTGCATCATCTGGTTCACTGCTGAGCTAGTGATCAGGCTCATCACTGCTCCAAGTCAAAAGAAGTTCTGGAAGAAACCACTGAATATCATTGATTTTGTCTCTATTATCCCATTTTATGCCACCTTGGCTGTGgacacaaaggaagaagaaagtgaagatATTGAAAACATGGGGAAAGTGGTGCAGATCCTGCGGTTAATGAGGATATTTCGCATCCTGAAACTGGCCAGGCACTCTGTAGGACTGCGGTCTTTAGGCGCTACTTTGAGACATAGCTACCAGGAAGTTGGacttctccttttgtttttgtctgttgggatttctattttttcagttcttgtcTACTCAGTGGAGAAGGATGATGACTCATCAGAACTGCACAGCATCCCCGTTTGCTGGTGGTGGGCAACGATCAGCATGACCACCGTTGGTTATGGAGACACTTACCCAGTCACACTTGCTGGAAAGCTGCTCGGCACCTTATGCATTATCTGTGGGATACTAGTGGTAGCACTTCCAATCACCATTATTTTCAATAAGTTCTCTAAGTACtatcaaaagcaaaaagata
The sequence above is drawn from the Numida meleagris isolate 19003 breed g44 Domestic line chromosome 3, NumMel1.0, whole genome shotgun sequence genome and encodes:
- the KCNS3 gene encoding potassium voltage-gated channel subfamily S member 3 produces the protein MVYGEFFRRPGKDAELINLNVGGFKQSVDQSTLLRFPHTRLGKLLKCHSEEAILELCDDYSVADKEYYFDRNPSLFRYVLNFYYTGKLHVMEELCVFSFCQEIEYWGINELFIDSCCSNRYQERKEEGPEKDWDQKSNDRSIDSSNEESSIFDKELEKFDNLCFGEIRKKIWIRMENPAYCLSAKLIAVSSLSVVLASIVAMCIHSMPEFQRLDANDREIEDPVLEAVEIACIIWFTAELVIRLITAPSQKKFWKKPLNIIDFVSIIPFYATLAVDTKEEESEDIENMGKVVQILRLMRIFRILKLARHSVGLRSLGATLRHSYQEVGLLLLFLSVGISIFSVLVYSVEKDDDSSELHSIPVCWWWATISMTTVGYGDTYPVTLAGKLLGTLCIICGILVVALPITIIFNKFSKYYQKQKDIDPDQCNNDRKEKCNDLPYFNIRDIYAKKMHSFISSLSSVGIVVSDQDSTDASSIQDMEDVYHTTTLDNGAGK